In Persicimonas caeni, a single window of DNA contains:
- a CDS encoding DUF4365 domain-containing protein has translation MSTNDIKEELSYAYVHAVASKTAFSCDRVSKDRDSIDVTIRAKGKLAEDSKVYSPVLDLQLKATSNATIREGQVVFDLKMKNYDELRERSQTPRLLVVLVLPANEDEWLEFGAEQLVARRCCYWYSLRGAEEVDNETSRRIEIPQVQVFSPEQLRALMVKASRYEEIGNEL, from the coding sequence TTGAGCACCAACGACATCAAGGAAGAACTCAGCTACGCGTACGTGCACGCCGTCGCCAGCAAGACGGCGTTCTCGTGCGATCGTGTGTCGAAGGACCGCGACAGTATCGACGTAACCATTCGAGCGAAGGGGAAGCTCGCCGAAGATTCGAAAGTTTACTCGCCCGTGCTGGACTTGCAGCTCAAAGCAACCTCCAACGCTACAATTCGAGAAGGTCAGGTCGTCTTCGACCTCAAGATGAAGAACTACGACGAGCTACGCGAGCGTTCGCAGACACCGCGGTTGCTCGTTGTGCTGGTGCTGCCGGCCAACGAGGACGAATGGCTGGAGTTTGGGGCCGAACAATTGGTCGCGCGTCGATGTTGTTATTGGTACAGCCTGCGAGGGGCCGAAGAGGTCGATAACGAGACGAGTCGACGCATCGAGATCCCTCAGGTGCAGGTGTTTTCGCCCGAGCAGTTGCGCGCGCTGATGGTCAAGGCGTCACGCTACGAGGAGATCGGCAATGAGCTATAA
- a CDS encoding IS110 family transposase has product MSTMYVGADIHKSTSTVVVKDEQGRTVSKWVGHTSAENLSTQVMAIPGTVHMTFEESPYAAWMWDTLHPLVDKLVVCDPRRNKLIAEDDKSDEIDAETLADLLRGGFLKPVYHGSHSSRDIRHLVKSYQQVISDRVRIKNRLCGLFDGYGVRTNAKERYTCDQKARETLLKKLPGRGIQQRGRRLYVQLDLLDELVDEALRDMIAEARRFDAFEWIKSIPGFGDKRAAATIGWVRTPHRFRGKRQFFKYVGLAVVHRSTSDWRQGAKGLERKNNGQTMGLNNKYSRPLKDIIKGAAVTAATTDPAWGAHEAALIDDGMDREIARLTIARKLASILLSIWKRGEHYNAEKTVLRGS; this is encoded by the coding sequence ATGAGTACTATGTACGTTGGCGCAGACATTCACAAGTCGACCTCAACCGTTGTGGTCAAAGACGAGCAAGGGAGGACGGTAAGCAAGTGGGTCGGCCACACCAGCGCAGAGAATCTGTCGACGCAGGTCATGGCCATCCCCGGTACAGTGCACATGACCTTTGAAGAGTCTCCGTACGCTGCTTGGATGTGGGATACGCTGCATCCGCTTGTCGACAAGCTGGTGGTGTGTGACCCGAGACGAAACAAGCTCATTGCCGAAGATGACAAGAGTGACGAAATCGATGCGGAGACCCTGGCTGATCTGCTCCGCGGTGGATTCCTCAAGCCAGTGTACCATGGCTCCCATAGCAGCCGTGATATTCGCCATCTGGTCAAGAGTTATCAGCAGGTCATCTCGGATCGAGTGCGCATTAAAAACCGTTTATGCGGGCTCTTCGACGGCTACGGTGTTCGGACAAACGCCAAAGAGCGCTACACATGTGATCAAAAGGCTCGCGAGACACTGCTCAAGAAGCTTCCAGGGCGCGGCATCCAACAGCGAGGGCGTCGACTCTATGTCCAGCTTGATCTGCTCGATGAACTGGTCGACGAGGCCCTTCGAGACATGATCGCTGAGGCTCGGCGCTTCGATGCCTTCGAATGGATCAAGAGCATCCCGGGATTCGGTGATAAGCGAGCTGCCGCGACCATCGGCTGGGTGCGCACCCCCCATCGGTTTCGAGGCAAGCGCCAGTTCTTCAAGTATGTCGGATTGGCTGTCGTGCATCGAAGCACGTCAGATTGGAGGCAAGGAGCAAAAGGCCTCGAGCGAAAGAACAATGGCCAGACGATGGGGCTCAACAACAAGTACAGCCGGCCGCTCAAAGATATCATCAAAGGCGCCGCAGTGACGGCCGCAACGACGGACCCGGCATGGGGCGCACATGAGGCTGCACTGATCGATGACGGGATGGACCGGGAGATCGCCCGGCTGACCATCGCCCGGAAGCTCGCGTCGATCTTATTGTCCATCTGGAAACGAGGAGAACACTACAACGCAGAAAAGACAGTGCTAAGAGGGTCGTGA
- a CDS encoding DUF4427 domain-containing protein, whose translation MKNSRRFDLSQRLVHFVRSVDLRSDGATTLPEEWSFGNLVEDWVLSPFFLLRHILRSQEVLPTWSIRNGRRTVYGPRPAVCFSEMPLAAFLIAGEDRSARGEHMSTFGVMFKKEDLFALGARPVIYGLTDEQRARKRTDGARVFPESALPLREQYRYVAYNPTRDRPLDWTHEREWRLPSERSMPAATSYDELSGFGLRFEQLQHEVGFIVRTENHARRLLHDILWLVDTHQLPKELFSFIVIADRFPDPHELVTPESVETAIEHSKISLEPYFTLEESRARQIRTRFDRLVEQVLPELSGGQPPMGELGGGWLWLYDNTSELVRALMMEDGRISISASERYLVNLMEYPDFYSLGRREQMTQQLAELVEKEFGESATYFSVLMSNDPNSVPFYTGTSMLSSAYLNYAHNEEDF comes from the coding sequence ATGAAGAACAGCCGACGCTTTGATCTCTCCCAGCGACTTGTCCATTTCGTGCGCAGCGTTGACCTGAGGTCAGATGGCGCAACTACATTGCCGGAGGAGTGGTCTTTCGGGAATTTGGTGGAGGACTGGGTGCTGTCACCGTTCTTCCTTTTGCGCCACATCCTTCGTTCGCAAGAGGTTCTTCCCACATGGTCAATTCGGAACGGCAGAAGAACGGTGTACGGGCCGCGACCGGCAGTTTGTTTTTCAGAAATGCCGCTTGCTGCCTTTCTGATTGCCGGAGAGGACCGCAGTGCACGCGGCGAACACATGAGCACTTTTGGAGTCATGTTCAAGAAGGAAGACTTGTTTGCCCTCGGGGCACGCCCCGTCATCTATGGGCTAACAGACGAACAAAGGGCTCGAAAGCGAACAGACGGTGCACGAGTGTTTCCCGAATCTGCGCTGCCTTTGCGCGAGCAGTATAGATACGTAGCCTACAACCCTACTCGTGATCGGCCACTCGATTGGACCCATGAGCGAGAATGGCGGCTGCCTTCCGAGCGCTCAATGCCAGCCGCGACATCTTACGATGAGCTATCAGGCTTTGGGCTCCGCTTCGAACAGCTACAGCACGAAGTGGGGTTTATCGTTCGCACGGAGAATCATGCTCGCCGGCTGCTTCACGATATCCTGTGGCTCGTAGATACTCACCAGCTGCCGAAAGAGCTCTTTAGTTTCATTGTGATCGCGGATCGCTTTCCGGATCCACACGAACTGGTGACCCCAGAGAGTGTTGAGACCGCCATCGAGCACAGTAAGATTTCGCTCGAGCCGTACTTCACACTGGAGGAATCACGAGCGCGCCAGATTCGAACGCGTTTCGATCGACTTGTAGAGCAGGTCCTACCGGAGCTCAGCGGAGGGCAACCTCCAATGGGGGAACTCGGGGGGGGCTGGTTGTGGCTGTATGACAACACTTCGGAGCTAGTACGGGCCTTGATGATGGAAGACGGAAGAATATCCATCAGCGCTAGTGAGCGATACCTGGTAAACCTGATGGAGTATCCCGATTTTTACAGTCTTGGGCGTAGAGAGCAGATGACCCAGCAACTAGCAGAGCTTGTGGAGAAGGAGTTTGGTGAATCGGCAACCTACTTTTCTGTTCTTATGTCGAATGATCCCAATTCCGTTCCTTTCTACACCGGAACATCGATGCTCTCGAGCGCTTACTTGAATTATGCGCATAATGAAGAGGACTTTTAG
- a CDS encoding IS256 family transposase codes for MGEFEVTIDGEIIQGLILGNRDEAMRKLVEAVLNEVLEAEMDEHLEAEKHERTDERKGYRNGHYERGFTMRVGPMTLRVPRDRDGTFETAIFTRYQRSEKALVLAMMEMVVNGVSTRKVKRITDELCGHEFSRSTVSRLCEALDEKVEAWAERTLMGRNYPFVLVDAIQVRVRRNGAIRPTSALVAVGVNEDGYREILGLSIANSETNQSWKEFFRSLNRRGLSGVELVVSDAHEGLVDAVHECFQGASWQRCQTHFRRNILDKTPKSLHGQMSKGLDDIFEAEDVAASKEAFNELCAELEGKADKALETLELGFEDATAVLRLPDKYRVRLRTTNMVERLNSEIRRREKVIRIFPNDRSAWRLVGAYLMEQHEEWATGRRYFDMDEYWAWKAPREGENQLMEAAAE; via the coding sequence ATGGGCGAGTTTGAGGTTACGATCGACGGCGAAATCATCCAAGGCTTGATTCTGGGCAACCGAGACGAGGCCATGCGCAAGCTGGTCGAAGCGGTGCTCAATGAGGTGCTCGAGGCCGAGATGGACGAGCACCTGGAGGCCGAGAAACACGAGCGTACCGACGAGCGCAAAGGCTACCGCAATGGCCACTACGAGCGCGGGTTTACGATGCGTGTGGGGCCGATGACGCTGAGGGTGCCACGTGACCGCGACGGGACATTCGAGACGGCGATTTTTACCCGCTATCAGCGAAGCGAAAAGGCGCTGGTGCTGGCGATGATGGAGATGGTCGTCAACGGCGTGTCCACCCGCAAGGTCAAACGCATCACTGACGAGTTGTGCGGCCATGAGTTTTCGAGATCGACCGTCAGCCGTCTTTGCGAGGCGCTCGACGAAAAGGTCGAAGCCTGGGCCGAGCGCACGCTGATGGGCAGAAATTATCCGTTTGTTTTGGTCGACGCCATCCAAGTGCGAGTACGGCGAAATGGCGCCATCCGACCGACCAGCGCGCTCGTGGCGGTGGGCGTCAACGAAGACGGCTATCGTGAGATTCTGGGGCTGTCGATCGCCAACTCGGAGACCAATCAGAGCTGGAAAGAGTTTTTCCGTTCGCTGAATCGCCGCGGACTTTCCGGCGTGGAGCTCGTGGTCTCAGACGCCCACGAGGGACTGGTCGACGCGGTGCATGAGTGCTTCCAGGGCGCGAGCTGGCAGCGGTGTCAGACGCACTTTCGTAGAAACATCCTCGACAAGACCCCGAAGAGCCTGCACGGCCAGATGAGCAAGGGCCTCGACGACATCTTCGAGGCCGAAGACGTCGCAGCATCAAAGGAGGCGTTCAACGAGCTGTGCGCCGAGCTCGAAGGCAAGGCCGACAAGGCCCTGGAGACGCTCGAGCTGGGATTCGAAGACGCCACGGCGGTCTTGAGGCTGCCCGACAAGTACCGGGTGAGGCTTCGCACCACCAACATGGTCGAGCGGCTCAACAGCGAAATCAGACGCCGCGAGAAGGTCATCCGCATCTTTCCCAATGACCGGTCAGCCTGGCGGCTTGTGGGGGCGTATCTGATGGAGCAGCACGAGGAATGGGCGACCGGCCGGCGCTACTTCGACATGGACGAATACTGGGCCTGGAAGGCTCCGCGCGAAGGCGAGAATCAACTGATGGAAGCAGCAGCAGAATGA
- a CDS encoding AgmX/PglI C-terminal domain-containing protein, protein MHPQSHSLRVVIVWRSTILEERTFSQMSSPVVRVGQGDKNDFSVLAPGLPDVFEMFERAPDGYTVRFSDRIAGVMQVDDHDWDIDELVAQDRAWPTGKARTDKGAAQIYEMKLATGDWGRLRLGDVHLFFQVIEGREAVAGRGWASVEMPLVAMVAFAALLHGAVLLTAFLTYEPSAELDGLKAIGGFAEVHVHDVPDPLDEDKLEPPSEETSGKKAGGEEGTFGEPDKVVDSKVPKDDGEMVDEVDPSEVGVNKLLSEARLGQGAIAKLMDTSDGISSKADVAFGGGDDELRVGRGTSGLSIRGVKSGGGGEGQGRIHGLGHIDTGGGPGSGGPSTGAHLDRKEAREVKAHLEKRTPQVGDFCDRGDIRKVVGAKASAIKYCFERQLQRQPDLHGKIIAQWKIGLDGKVMSASIASSTMNSRPVESCIEREISRLRFERPDGGICVINYPFVFTGVQ, encoded by the coding sequence GTGCATCCGCAATCCCACAGTTTGAGAGTCGTCATCGTCTGGCGCAGCACCATCCTCGAAGAGCGCACCTTCTCGCAGATGAGCTCGCCGGTGGTCCGCGTGGGGCAGGGCGACAAGAACGACTTCAGCGTCCTCGCCCCGGGGCTGCCCGACGTCTTCGAGATGTTCGAGCGCGCCCCCGACGGCTACACCGTCCGCTTCAGCGACCGCATCGCCGGCGTCATGCAGGTCGACGACCACGACTGGGACATCGATGAACTCGTCGCCCAAGACCGCGCCTGGCCCACAGGCAAAGCGCGCACCGACAAGGGCGCAGCCCAGATCTACGAGATGAAGCTCGCCACGGGCGACTGGGGCCGGCTTCGCCTGGGCGACGTCCACCTCTTCTTCCAGGTCATCGAGGGGCGCGAGGCGGTCGCCGGCCGCGGCTGGGCCTCGGTCGAGATGCCCCTGGTCGCCATGGTCGCCTTCGCCGCGCTGCTCCACGGCGCCGTCTTGCTCACCGCGTTCCTGACCTACGAGCCGAGCGCCGAGCTCGACGGCCTGAAGGCGATCGGAGGCTTCGCCGAAGTCCACGTCCACGACGTCCCCGACCCGCTCGACGAAGACAAACTGGAGCCGCCCTCCGAGGAGACGAGCGGCAAGAAAGCCGGCGGCGAGGAGGGCACCTTCGGCGAGCCCGACAAGGTCGTCGACAGCAAGGTCCCCAAAGACGACGGCGAGATGGTCGACGAGGTCGACCCGAGCGAGGTAGGCGTCAACAAGCTCCTGAGCGAGGCACGCCTGGGCCAGGGCGCCATCGCCAAGCTCATGGACACCTCCGACGGCATCTCATCGAAGGCCGACGTCGCCTTCGGAGGCGGCGACGACGAGCTTCGCGTCGGCCGCGGCACGAGCGGGCTGAGCATCCGCGGGGTCAAGAGCGGAGGCGGCGGCGAAGGCCAGGGCCGCATCCACGGGCTCGGCCACATCGACACCGGCGGCGGGCCGGGCAGCGGCGGGCCGTCGACCGGCGCGCACCTGGACAGGAAGGAGGCCCGCGAGGTCAAAGCGCACCTGGAAAAGCGCACCCCGCAGGTGGGCGACTTCTGCGACCGCGGCGACATCCGCAAGGTCGTCGGCGCCAAGGCGAGCGCCATCAAATACTGCTTCGAGCGCCAACTGCAGCGCCAACCCGACCTGCACGGCAAGATCATCGCCCAATGGAAGATCGGCCTCGACGGCAAGGTCATGAGCGCGTCGATCGCCTCGTCGACGATGAACAGCCGGCCCGTCGAGTCATGCATCGAGCGCGAGATCAGCCGGCTGCGCTTCGAGCGCCCCGACGGCGGCATCTGCGTGATCAATTATCCGTTCGTGTTCACTGGGGTGCAGTGA
- a CDS encoding extensin family protein produces the protein MRARTIVLWGIILAGTAGLAGAAYVWKSWPRTDLVVEQGSQAVRDVGRSRSPDQLGRSAKRWWRKLRRQVDRDPYPLDTRSRVAVEVPGRGLKCPDVELVTYRGDTLGYTRPVQINRHFKPHLQRFEKIAARVGREVYGRPPSRIIHFGTYNCRTIRTRKFILSEHAFGNAIDVAGFEFDALPDRKQDLGRAADEFEVSVLFHWKLGRGFNRKHAVFLRSLAQELQRDRVFRGALVPPAPGHDDHFHLDMGWWVYFNGDPSFEES, from the coding sequence ATGCGAGCGCGGACAATCGTCTTGTGGGGAATCATTCTAGCCGGCACAGCCGGCCTGGCGGGCGCGGCCTACGTCTGGAAGAGCTGGCCACGCACCGACCTCGTGGTCGAGCAGGGCTCGCAGGCGGTGCGCGACGTCGGCCGCTCCCGAAGCCCCGACCAACTCGGCCGCAGCGCCAAGCGCTGGTGGCGCAAGCTGCGCCGCCAGGTCGACCGCGACCCATACCCGCTGGACACCCGCTCTCGCGTCGCCGTCGAAGTCCCCGGCCGCGGCCTCAAATGCCCCGACGTCGAGCTCGTCACCTACCGCGGCGACACCTTGGGCTACACGCGCCCGGTCCAAATCAACCGCCACTTCAAACCCCACCTGCAACGCTTCGAAAAGATCGCCGCCCGCGTCGGCCGCGAAGTCTACGGCCGCCCCCCGTCCCGTATCATCCACTTCGGCACCTACAACTGCCGCACGATTCGCACCCGCAAGTTCATCCTGAGCGAGCACGCCTTCGGCAACGCCATCGACGTCGCCGGCTTCGAGTTCGACGCCTTACCCGACCGCAAACAAGACCTCGGCCGCGCCGCCGACGAGTTCGAGGTGAGCGTCCTGTTTCACTGGAAGCTCGGCCGCGGCTTCAACCGCAAACACGCCGTCTTCCTGCGCAGCCTCGCCCAGGAACTCCAACGCGACCGCGTCTTCCGCGGCGCCCTCGTCCCACCCGCCCCCGGCCACGACGACCACTTTCATCTGGACATGGGCTGGTGGGTCTACTTCAACGGGGACCCCTCGTTCGAGGAGTCGTAA
- a CDS encoding HTH domain-containing protein: MADEQPTFDAYIAPLFELLAEHPEGLTTKQAYDKIATRIGLTESQCEELLPSGHQPVHHNRIGWAHDRLKRAGLSHSVKRGTWALTPQGRAVLDHYDGTVPDDLAEALARPRSHELPEDVVALGALQNDGGQPALVESPDEELVEEAPTETFTVAEATKIVLADAGEPLHYAEITRRIMDRGLWTTDGATPKATVGSVLAVDIKNKGEASDFMRTKPGYYDLNRDGLESTSEVDIIEPDDTADTDATGLSFDPFSFTDAAERVLQVFADREPMHYRDITDRALDLRLLATESTDPSSTMYTSLHQETKRRKNRGDTPRFDLLGDGMVGLTRWNQTGLTAYIEAHNENVRRRLHDQLHEMDPTEFEELVGQLLVALGFVEVHVTTRQNDGGIDVRGTLVVGDVIRTRMAVQVKRWKSNIQTPIVQQVRGSLGSHEQGLIITTSDFSAGARKEAERPDAVPVGLMDGEQLVKLLVEHGLGVEKDELNLLRLG; the protein is encoded by the coding sequence ATGGCCGACGAACAACCCACCTTCGACGCCTATATCGCACCGCTCTTCGAGCTGCTCGCCGAGCATCCCGAAGGGCTGACCACAAAGCAGGCCTACGACAAAATCGCCACCCGCATCGGCCTCACCGAGAGCCAATGCGAGGAGCTCCTGCCCAGCGGTCACCAGCCAGTTCACCACAACCGCATCGGTTGGGCTCACGACCGTCTCAAGCGGGCCGGTCTCTCTCACAGCGTCAAGCGAGGCACTTGGGCGCTCACGCCGCAAGGGCGCGCAGTGCTCGACCATTACGACGGCACGGTTCCCGACGACCTGGCCGAAGCCCTCGCCAGGCCGCGCAGCCACGAGCTGCCCGAAGACGTCGTCGCGCTGGGCGCGCTGCAAAACGATGGTGGACAACCGGCTTTGGTCGAAAGCCCAGATGAAGAACTGGTCGAAGAAGCGCCCACGGAGACCTTCACGGTCGCCGAAGCCACAAAAATCGTCCTCGCCGACGCCGGCGAGCCCCTGCACTACGCCGAGATCACCAGGCGCATCATGGACCGCGGCCTCTGGACCACAGACGGCGCGACTCCCAAGGCGACGGTCGGCTCCGTGCTCGCAGTCGACATCAAAAACAAGGGCGAAGCCTCCGACTTCATGCGCACGAAGCCCGGCTACTACGACCTGAACCGAGACGGCCTCGAGAGCACCTCCGAAGTCGACATCATCGAACCCGACGATACCGCCGACACGGACGCAACCGGCCTGAGCTTCGACCCGTTCTCGTTCACCGACGCCGCCGAGCGCGTCCTGCAGGTCTTCGCCGACCGCGAGCCGATGCACTACCGCGACATCACCGACCGCGCCCTCGACCTGCGCCTGCTCGCCACGGAGAGCACAGACCCGTCGAGCACGATGTACACGTCGCTCCACCAGGAGACCAAACGCCGCAAAAACCGAGGCGATACGCCCCGCTTCGACCTGCTGGGCGACGGCATGGTCGGCCTGACCCGCTGGAACCAAACCGGCCTGACCGCCTACATCGAGGCCCACAACGAAAACGTCCGCCGCCGCCTCCACGACCAACTCCACGAGATGGACCCGACCGAGTTCGAAGAGCTCGTCGGCCAACTCCTCGTCGCCCTCGGCTTCGTCGAAGTCCACGTCACCACCCGCCAAAACGACGGCGGCATCGACGTCCGCGGCACCCTGGTCGTCGGCGATGTCATCCGCACCCGCATGGCCGTCCAGGTCAAACGCTGGAAGTCCAACATCCAGACGCCCATCGTCCAACAAGTCCGCGGAAGCCTCGGCTCACACGAGCAGGGCCTGATCATCACGACGAGCGATTTCAGCGCAGGAGCACGCAAGGAGGCGGAACGGCCCGATGCGGTTCCAGTGGGTCTTATGGACGGCGAGCAGTTGGTTAAGCTGCTCGTGGAGCATGGGCTCGGGGTGGAGAAGGATGAGTTGAATTTGTTGCGGTTGGGATAG
- a CDS encoding DUF805 domain-containing protein, producing the protein MYSVSRSEFSNSPRSGKWDILEDGTKVAEVRFVQAEDDNPQRIDWAFLANDESLEGVIRVEDWIPSAIGKALSVVLHTAGIEGEIAWGAYEPNRQQVRGPDRHRRSEMLGGLTDSDDETLQREVLQGLHALDELVQDGRNRVAKLMKYQQDAKEALGYIGAPALARGYQDAANRARRSAFWWHVLAVLGFLGLIGFAVVVFSAAGPSTETAVPETVAWMGIARRVFFSTAILLFTGYAGKQASNSRKDELQFRRTELELIALGPFLADLPDDKRTSVKQKLAQRFFGEESTSEVVETGSQSTHPMDLLKELINKLPDHGSGA; encoded by the coding sequence ATGTACAGTGTTAGTCGCAGCGAGTTTTCAAATAGTCCGCGTAGCGGGAAATGGGACATTTTAGAGGATGGAACGAAAGTAGCCGAAGTTCGATTTGTTCAAGCTGAAGATGATAACCCACAACGGATTGATTGGGCGTTCCTGGCGAACGATGAGTCACTCGAAGGCGTTATTAGAGTTGAAGACTGGATCCCGTCTGCAATCGGTAAAGCACTAAGTGTTGTTCTACATACCGCTGGCATCGAGGGGGAAATCGCATGGGGCGCATATGAGCCAAACCGCCAGCAGGTCCGTGGGCCGGATCGACATCGTCGGAGCGAAATGCTCGGAGGATTGACGGATTCTGACGACGAGACTCTTCAAAGAGAAGTCTTGCAGGGCTTACACGCGCTAGATGAGTTAGTCCAGGACGGGAGAAACCGTGTTGCCAAGCTCATGAAGTATCAGCAAGACGCCAAGGAAGCTCTTGGATATATTGGGGCGCCGGCACTTGCACGGGGGTATCAAGATGCCGCAAACCGAGCGCGGAGAAGTGCTTTTTGGTGGCACGTTTTGGCTGTGCTTGGATTCTTGGGGCTAATTGGTTTTGCTGTGGTCGTGTTTTCGGCTGCTGGGCCATCGACAGAAACAGCAGTTCCGGAAACAGTTGCGTGGATGGGAATCGCGCGCCGTGTCTTCTTCTCGACGGCGATACTCCTCTTTACCGGCTATGCAGGCAAGCAGGCTTCAAACTCACGCAAAGATGAGTTGCAGTTTCGAAGGACGGAACTGGAACTCATCGCTCTTGGGCCATTCTTGGCAGATCTCCCCGACGATAAGCGTACATCGGTCAAGCAGAAATTAGCGCAGCGCTTCTTTGGAGAGGAAAGCACCAGTGAAGTCGTGGAAACAGGTTCACAATCAACCCATCCAATGGACCTATTGAAGGAACTCATCAACAAGCTGCCCGATCACGGAAGTGGAGCCTGA
- a CDS encoding restriction endonuclease → MSDVICWGLHAGRSGEADRLFRQQNRIGIGWPQMGDLAELAATRTAFKARFGDVFPDEKDGAIPVKAGMLYRFLHEMERDEIVLYPSKITKKIHIGRIKSDYRYDPSFLRGYPHQREVEWLKEVSRTHFSQGALYELGSAMSLFQVQNYAEEYLAALEGRELVSETEDDDSVSLVAEEVEQITRDFVQKRIEAELKGHPLESFVANLMEVMGYHARTTRDSRDGGIDVIAHRDELGIEPPIIKVQVKSTSGTVGIAEVSSLYGTVEASEVGLFVTLGGFSRDATQFAATRSNLRLIDGEEFLDLVLRYYDDLSSKYQAVIPLKRVFIPEAVEEAADG, encoded by the coding sequence GTGTCCGACGTCATCTGCTGGGGCCTGCACGCAGGCCGCTCCGGCGAAGCCGATAGACTCTTCCGCCAACAAAACCGTATCGGCATTGGCTGGCCGCAAATGGGCGACCTGGCCGAACTCGCCGCGACCCGCACTGCCTTCAAAGCGCGCTTCGGCGATGTCTTCCCCGACGAAAAGGACGGTGCGATCCCGGTCAAGGCCGGCATGCTCTATCGGTTTCTGCACGAGATGGAGCGCGACGAAATCGTGCTCTACCCCTCCAAGATCACCAAGAAGATCCACATTGGCCGCATCAAGTCGGACTACCGATACGACCCTTCTTTTTTGCGCGGCTACCCGCACCAACGCGAAGTCGAGTGGCTCAAAGAAGTCTCGCGCACCCACTTCTCCCAGGGCGCGCTCTACGAGCTCGGCTCAGCGATGAGCCTATTCCAGGTCCAAAACTACGCCGAAGAATACCTCGCCGCGCTCGAGGGCCGCGAGCTCGTCAGCGAGACCGAAGACGACGACAGCGTCTCGCTCGTGGCTGAAGAGGTCGAGCAGATCACCCGTGACTTCGTCCAAAAGCGTATCGAAGCCGAACTCAAAGGCCACCCGCTCGAGTCCTTCGTCGCCAACCTCATGGAGGTTATGGGCTACCACGCCCGCACCACCCGCGACTCACGCGACGGCGGCATCGACGTCATCGCCCACCGCGACGAGCTCGGCATCGAGCCGCCCATCATAAAGGTCCAAGTCAAGAGCACGTCCGGGACGGTTGGGATTGCGGAGGTGTCGTCGTTGTACGGGACGGTCGAGGCGTCAGAGGTCGGGCTATTCGTGACCCTCGGCGGGTTCAGCCGGGACGCGACGCAGTTTGCGGCGACGCGGAGCAACCTGCGGTTGATCGACGGCGAGGAGTTCTTGGACTTGGTGCTGCGGTACTACGACGATTTGAGCTCGAAGTATCAGGCGGTGATTCCGCTGAAGCGGGTGTTTATTCCGGAGGCGGTGGAGGAGGCTGCTGATGGTTAA